TTTCATAATATGTATTGTAAAATAATatgatttattaatatataatcaggtataataaacattaatgaaaCACAAATGGAAGTTTTCCCCTTTccttctttatatttttatattttgaaatgttcttaatcagattttgttCTTGACTCAAACTCACCTGAAGTGTTATTGTGTACAACATTACCCTGAGTGTCTTGCCATGTCATGCTTTTTTGACCTCTAATAATAGAAGGCCCCCCTGTGGCCAATCCTAAACAGGCACAGGATgcaaaacactcaaaaaaaaaagtcaaattgcTGCAATTCCGAAAATAAAACCAAGTTTCTGTACACAAGTTAAAAAACGAAGCTAGTGACAAGATCAGGGTGCACTGCAAACACTTTCCATCTGAAACAACCAGTACGACCAGCAAACCAACCAGCCTATAGAGCACAGCCTACTAAAAGAACTATGGGCTCAGTAGCACTAACCTGGTGATGACGGTATAAAAGCAACAAACAAATAGAGCTTTTGAAGCAAtccaacaacaataaaaaaaaaaaacatgtgggTGAATCAAAGTGTGGGCAGaaccaaagaaacaaacaaaacctaaCATGAAATACAAATTCCCCTGAGTTAGGGAGCACGTTGATAAAACACCCCCAAAAGTTAAAATGTAGTGATGTTACCTTTGATATTTAAGCTCTAGAGCATCTGCCAAGAAAGCAACGCCCTTTTCTCTGAAGCACTGCATAACGGCACACAATAAAGTCCTAACATATAACTATGCAGTTTCTTTTAATAAATGTAAGTGGCCCTGTCAAAAGTAAaagacccccttttgccttcagaactgccttaattcttcatggcagactttcaacaaggtgttggaaacgttcctcagagattttggttggttatttgagttactgttgcctttctatcatctggaaccagtctgcccatcctcctctgacctctcacatcaacaaggcattttcatccacacaactgccgctcactggatattttctctttttcagaccattctctttaaaccctagagatggttgtgtgtgaaaatcccagtagatcagcagttcctgaaatactcagaccagcccgtttggcaccaacaaccatgccatgttcaaagtcacttaaatcacctttcttcccccattctgatgctcggtctgtacttcagcaagttgtcttgaccacctcaacatgcctaaatgcatcgagttgcggccatgtgattggctgattagctatttgtgttaacaagcaattgaatacctaataaagtggccaatgagtgcaTATATGTAGTGATTTTGTATTAataatggtgcctttacagatgtaattcacccatgccatgtgcactaatgtgcCCCTATACCAACATGGATGCTTCAAATTGTGcattgataacaagctggatgatCTTTAGCCCGGAAGATGccgtgtccatgatttccaaaaagaatttcaagtTTTGGAACTTCCAACCACAGGACACTATTCctctttgcctcagtccatttatGTGAGCTTGcgcccagagaaggcagcagcgtttctggatcctgtttctttatggtttctttttttttttcccgaaTGGTGGAGTTTTTCAATAGAAAATAAAAGGGAAGCACTGTTTTCTTGAGAAATGACTAACAGCTACAACAGACTTTCATTAATCCTTAAATTACTACCAAGACTATTAAAATCCACAACACTTTTGGTGATGGCCGAATTACCAGGAGAACcaaaaataaacttgaaaaGCAAGACAATGTGTTGTCTTGCATAATGCTGATGTAATCAAATCatacacaaattacattaccaGACAACCTCTgctaaaactaatccagctcaaacatGGCTTAAGATGCTTTTGGAAAACTAAGCCCCCATTGTGTGGAGGCTGTACATTTGTTTGACTAGCTCTGAATGTGAGTTGTTTATGATCTGTAGTAagttgtttaaatgtgtttataatgcttgaaaatggaaaaaaaattaccCACCCAGCCAACATGAAtctaatttaatattttaaatccaGTGACATTACTATAAACAAATCAGCAATGTACAATACATGTACAATAAATAACAATACTTCAATAATAAGACACCAAATTATCGttctcaaaacaaacacaaaacatactAAGCAGAAAGAGTTTCATAATGTGCAAAAACATTGATGGCCCACAGAAAAAAATCCTTAAAACTCCACTACTTCCCACTACCTATCCTACAGAATTAAattcttaaatattttgttgGCTGCTAGTATTTTTCACCTTGCTGGCTTATCTGATTCAGTGGGGGTAAGAAGGCTGAAGTCCAGTGGCGAGGTTTGGATATCTACTTCTCTTCAGCTTTCTTTCCTGTGTGAATACTCTGGTGTTTTTTGAGGGCCTTAATGTGTGAAAAATGCCCCCTACATTCTGAACACTGATAGGGtttttctcctgtgtgaacACGCTGGTGTCTCTGGAGATTACAATGCACTGAAAAACCCTTTCCACACTCGGAACAGTtatatggtttctctcctgtgtgaacgcGCTGATGTCTGTGGAGATTACTCTGCACAGTAAAACCCTTTCCACACTCGGAACAGTTATATGGCTTCTCTCTGCTGTGAATGAGCTGATGTGTTTGGAGATTACTCTGTATAGTGAAACGTTTCCCACACACTAAGCATTTATATGGTctttctcctgtgtgaatgcgctggtgtacttGAAGATGACTCTCTTGATTAAAAGTCATTCCACACTCTGAACAGtaatatggtttctctcctgtgtgaatgcgctggtgcaCATGAAGGTTACTCCTATTATTAAAACTTGTCCCGCATTCTGAACAGTAATATGGTTTTTCTCCGGTGTGAATGCGTTGGTGTGCTTGGAGATTACCTAgtacagtaaaactctttccacattCTGGAcagtaatacggtttctctccagtgtgagtACGCTGGTGTACTTGGAGATTACTCTGTATGGTGAAACGTTTGTGACACTCTGAACATTGATATGGCTTCtgtcctgtgtgaatgcgctggtgtacttGAAGATGACTCTCTTGATTAAAACTCATTCCACAGTCTGAACAGTAATAGGGTTTCACTCCTGTGTGAACATGCTGGTGTCTTCGGAGATTACAATGTGCAATAAAACATTTCCCACATTCTAagcactgatacggtttctctcctgtgtggatacGCCAGTGTCTTTGGAATGCACATCTGTCAgcaaaactctttccacactcagaGCAGTGGTGAGCTCTCCTATTCCTGGAATTCCTTCGCATTTTTCTTGTGAGCTGTGTTGGTGTGGAGATGGTGTTTGCAGTACCAGAGCTGCTTCGGGATTCAACTGGCTCACGTTAAATCTCTCCTGGTTTCTAGCATTCTCTGGAAAAGAGAAACAAGAAGGAACATTCCATGTCAAATGCAAGAAAAGTCTGACAAACAAAGGTTGGTCAGTAGTCAAGTGGAAACAGTAAGTATGAGCTGCTTTTACTTTAACCTAGATTTAAAAATTGTTACAGCAACTAAAGTGTAATTGATAAATTATTCCAAATTTTCAGGGCTCTGTATGCTTTCCCCTGCTATAGATTTTTTTACCCTTGGTATACGAAATACCTACAATCCGATCCTACTTTAATGAACAAGGAGGATTATTAAAAAAAGTCACTAGTTCACTTAAACAGTGGTGGGCTAagctgtgtatttctttatACGTTAACAAAATTTTGAATCAATACATTTAGTCAGTTTCAAGTGAAAGGTGGAAAAACAGGATTGACAGTCTAGTTCTTATTAGCTCTAATAAGAGCTCTTTCTGTGAGCAATGGAAAAGCAATTGATGGTCCCACTGGAGCATTCAGTTAGAAATGCACTGCAGATCTCCAACCCGAAATTCAGTGGCATGAAGTAGGAGAAAAACTATCTAACCTAAAGTAGTGATTGGCTGACCCACATTTTTCAGTTCTGATTCCAATACACAACTGCTGATACTGGTTCCAATATAAGAGCTCttaatattatcattattatcgtTGGTATTGTGTTTAAGGTCTTAATGAAGTCTTAGTACTCTTTCACAAGCAGTGGCCCTGCTTTTTGCCGTTTCCTGGCAAAAATATCTCCAAAGGACATTTCAGTCACTGACAGTTAATGTTATTTGCTCACTCAGTTACAGACTTAAGT
This Pygocentrus nattereri isolate fPygNat1 chromosome 22, fPygNat1.pri, whole genome shotgun sequence DNA region includes the following protein-coding sequences:
- the LOC119261558 gene encoding zinc finger protein 239-like; translation: MRRNSRNRRAHHCSECGKSFADRCAFQRHWRIHTGEKPYQCLECGKCFIAHCNLRRHQHVHTGVKPYYCSDCGMSFNQESHLQVHQRIHTGQKPYQCSECHKRFTIQSNLQVHQRTHTGEKPYYCPECGKSFTVLGNLQAHQRIHTGEKPYYCSECGTSFNNRSNLHVHQRIHTGEKPYYCSECGMTFNQESHLQVHQRIHTGERPYKCLVCGKRFTIQSNLQTHQLIHSREKPYNCSECGKGFTVQSNLHRHQRVHTGEKPYNCSECGKGFSVHCNLQRHQRVHTGEKPYQCSECRGHFSHIKALKKHQSIHTGKKAEEK